Proteins encoded together in one Pseudomonas arsenicoxydans window:
- a CDS encoding TetR/AcrR family transcriptional regulator, which produces MTIISELSAASDVPVAEPRKSRKNNPEKTRENILQEAIVEFVQQGLSGARVDAIAERIHTSKRMIYYYFGSKEQLYVEVLEKLYGDIRSTENRLHLAELEPVEAIRRLVEFTFDHHDRNVDFVRIVSIENIHNAEYIKRSDAIKAMNNTILDSLGEILRRGAEEGVFRSGLEPLDVHLLISSFCFYRVSNRHTFGEIFQVDLPDESIKQRHREMICESVLRYLQA; this is translated from the coding sequence ATGACGATAATTTCAGAACTATCCGCAGCGTCCGACGTACCCGTTGCCGAGCCGCGCAAGAGTCGCAAGAACAACCCTGAAAAAACCCGCGAGAACATCCTTCAAGAGGCGATTGTCGAGTTCGTCCAGCAAGGGCTTTCCGGGGCTCGCGTCGATGCGATCGCCGAGCGAATCCACACCTCCAAACGCATGATCTATTACTACTTCGGCAGTAAGGAACAGCTCTACGTCGAGGTGCTGGAGAAACTCTACGGCGATATCCGCAGCACTGAAAACCGTCTGCACCTGGCCGAGCTTGAGCCTGTCGAGGCGATTCGGCGGCTGGTGGAGTTCACCTTCGATCACCATGATCGCAACGTCGACTTCGTGCGTATCGTCAGCATCGAAAATATCCACAACGCTGAATACATAAAGCGTTCCGATGCGATCAAGGCGATGAACAACACCATCCTTGATTCACTGGGCGAGATTTTGCGTCGCGGGGCCGAGGAAGGTGTGTTCCGTTCCGGGCTGGAGCCGCTGGATGTGCATTTGCTGATCAGCTCGTTCTGCTTCTATCGCGTGTCGAACCGCCATACCTTCGGCGAGATCTTCCAGGTCGACTTGCCTGACGAGAGCATCAAACAGCGTCATCGAGAGATGATTTGCGAGTCGGTTCTGCGGTATTTGCAAGCCTGA